From the Flavobacteriales bacterium genome, the window GCTCTTGCAGACAATAAGTCGTTTGTTTGGGCAACTTCCTGCCCTGTTTTGATTTGCTCGTTTTCTGTCATTTTATCTAGTTTGTAAGTTGATATTAAAGTGCTTTTACCGCTTTCTTAAATTGTTGCCCTCTGTCTTCATAATTCTCAAATAGGTCGAAACTTGCACATGCTGGTGAAAGGAGTACCACATCTCCATTAACACCAATCCTGTATGCCTGCTGAACTGCTTCTTGTGCTGACATTACATCAACCATTTGCTCTACTTTGCCTTCAAATGCCGCATGGATTTTCTCCACGTCTTCTCCTAAGCAAATGATAGCCTTAACATTACTGTCAACCATATTGGCCAACGAGTCATAATCGTTTCCTTTATCTACCCCACCTACTATCCAAACAATAGGTTTAGTATAACTCTCCAATGCATACCACGTGGCATTTACATTAGTCGCCTTAGAATCATTCACGAATTCGATGCCATGTACATTAGCTACAAATTCTAATCGATGCTCTGCGTTTTGAAAATCAGATAAACCCTCTCGGATCACTTCTTTTCTG encodes:
- the murD gene encoding UDP-N-acetylmuramoyl-L-alanine--D-glutamate ligase produces the protein DHLDRYEYNMENYIASKFKICNEQDSSCYFIYNADDENVSDNLSKKASDACQLPFTIEGKNEEGAYKENETIIINNNHKQLNMSITELALQGNHNTYNSMAAGIISKVLDIRKEVIREGLSDFQNAEHRLEFVANVHGIEFVNDSKATNVNATWYALESYTKPIVWIVGGVDKGNDYDSLANMVDSNVKAIICLGEDVEKIHAAFEGKVEQMVDVMSAQEAVQQAYRIGVNGDVVLLSPACASFDLFENYEDRGQQFKKAVKAL